In Acidovorax sp. 106, the following proteins share a genomic window:
- the flhD gene encoding flagellar transcriptional regulator FlhD, protein MTNEQILAEIREANLTYLMLAQNLIRQDKAEAVFRLGMNEEAADLLASLSAAQVLKLASRNTLLCSFRVDDNLVWSLLTNHTAKKVGNEATNTLHANILMASRVSEVL, encoded by the coding sequence ATGACCAACGAACAAATCCTCGCCGAAATCCGCGAAGCCAACCTCACTTACCTGATGCTGGCACAGAACCTGATTCGCCAGGACAAGGCCGAAGCCGTGTTCCGCTTGGGCATGAACGAAGAAGCCGCCGACCTTCTGGCCTCGCTGTCGGCAGCCCAGGTGCTCAAGCTGGCTTCACGCAACACGCTGCTGTGCAGCTTCCGTGTGGACGACAACCTGGTGTGGAGCTTGCTGACCAACCACACCGCCAAGAAGGTAGGCAACGAAGCCACCAACACCTTGCACGCCAACATCCTCATGGCCAGCCGCGTGTCGGAAGTGCTGTAA
- the dxs gene encoding 1-deoxy-D-xylulose-5-phosphate synthase, which yields MATTSFPLLQTINDPADVRKLSRADLKVLATELRGFVLESVSQTGGHLSSNLGTVELTVALHHVFNTPDDRLVWDVGHQTYPHKILTGRRDRMATLRQLGGISGFPQRAESPYDTFGTAHSSTSISAALGMAMAAKRKGENRRAVAIIGDGAMTAGMAFEALNNGGVTDANLLVILNDNDMSISPPVGALNRYLAQLMSGQFYAAAKNVGKTVLRPVPPLLELAKRFEQQAKGMVVPATLFEKFGFNYIGPIDGHDLDSLIPTLENIKGLKGPQFLHVVTKKGQGYKLAEADPVAYHGPGKFDPAVGLVKSASAPKQTFTQVFGQWLCDMAAQDERLVGITPAMREGSGMVEFEKRFPDRYYDVGIAEQHAVTFAAGMACEGVKPVVAIYSTFLQRGYDQLIHDVALQNLPVVFALDRAGLVGADGATHAGAYDIPFVRCIPNMSMACPADERECRQLLSSAFGQDHPVAVRYPRGSGAGVVPLATLEGLPFGKGEVRRERSGLAAGNPPRIAILAFGTLLYPALEAAEVLDATVVNMRWAKPVDVDLLLDVASRHDALVTLEEGAIMGGAGSAVTEALNAAGITLPVLQLGLPDVFIEHGDPVKLLSLQGLDAAGIRAAIEKRFL from the coding sequence ATGGCCACGACCTCCTTCCCCCTGCTGCAAACCATCAACGACCCGGCGGATGTGCGCAAGCTGTCACGGGCAGACCTCAAGGTGCTGGCCACGGAACTGCGTGGCTTTGTGCTGGAGAGCGTGTCGCAAACCGGCGGGCACCTCAGCTCCAACCTGGGCACCGTAGAGCTCACCGTGGCCCTGCACCATGTGTTCAACACCCCCGACGACCGCTTGGTGTGGGATGTGGGCCACCAGACCTACCCCCACAAAATCCTGACCGGGCGGCGCGACCGCATGGCTACCTTGCGCCAGCTGGGGGGCATCTCGGGCTTTCCGCAGCGGGCCGAAAGCCCCTACGACACCTTCGGCACCGCGCACTCCAGCACCAGCATTTCTGCTGCGCTGGGCATGGCCATGGCCGCCAAGCGCAAGGGCGAAAACCGCCGCGCGGTGGCCATCATTGGCGACGGCGCCATGACGGCGGGCATGGCCTTTGAAGCCCTGAACAACGGTGGCGTGACCGATGCCAACCTGCTCGTCATCCTGAACGACAACGACATGAGCATCAGCCCGCCCGTGGGTGCGCTCAACCGGTACTTGGCGCAATTGATGAGCGGCCAGTTCTATGCCGCTGCCAAGAACGTGGGCAAGACCGTGCTGCGCCCCGTGCCGCCCCTTTTGGAGCTGGCCAAGCGCTTTGAGCAGCAGGCCAAAGGCATGGTGGTGCCCGCCACGCTGTTTGAAAAATTCGGCTTCAACTACATCGGCCCCATCGACGGGCACGACCTGGACTCGCTCATCCCCACGCTGGAGAACATCAAGGGTCTCAAAGGCCCACAGTTCCTGCACGTGGTCACCAAAAAGGGCCAGGGCTACAAGCTGGCCGAGGCCGACCCCGTGGCCTACCACGGCCCTGGCAAGTTCGACCCCGCAGTGGGTTTGGTCAAAAGCGCGTCCGCACCCAAGCAGACCTTCACGCAGGTGTTTGGCCAGTGGCTGTGCGACATGGCCGCGCAAGATGAGCGCCTGGTAGGCATCACCCCCGCCATGCGCGAAGGCTCGGGCATGGTCGAGTTTGAAAAGCGCTTTCCCGATCGCTACTACGACGTTGGCATTGCCGAGCAGCACGCGGTGACCTTTGCTGCAGGCATGGCCTGCGAAGGCGTCAAGCCCGTGGTGGCCATCTACTCCACCTTCTTGCAGCGCGGCTACGACCAGCTTATCCACGACGTGGCGTTGCAAAACCTGCCTGTGGTGTTTGCGCTGGACCGCGCCGGGCTGGTGGGCGCCGACGGCGCGACGCATGCGGGCGCCTACGACATTCCGTTTGTGCGCTGCATTCCCAACATGAGCATGGCCTGCCCGGCCGACGAGCGCGAATGCCGCCAGCTGCTCAGCAGCGCCTTTGGGCAAGACCACCCGGTGGCCGTGCGCTACCCGCGTGGCAGCGGCGCGGGCGTAGTCCCCTTGGCCACGCTGGAGGGGCTGCCCTTTGGCAAGGGCGAGGTGCGCCGCGAGCGCTCGGGTCTGGCTGCAGGCAACCCACCACGCATTGCCATTCTGGCGTTTGGTACCCTGCTGTACCCCGCTCTGGAAGCCGCCGAAGTGCTGGACGCCACCGTGGTCAACATGCGCTGGGCCAAGCCGGTGGATGTGGACTTGCTGCTGGACGTGGCCTCGCGCCACGATGCGCTCGTCACCCTGGAAGAGGGCGCCATCATGGGCGGCGCAGGCAGCGCCGTGACCGAGGCGCTCAACGCCGCTGGCATCACGTTGCCCGTGCTGCAACTGGGCCTGCCCGATGTGTTCATCGAACACGGCGACCCGGTCAAGCTGTTGTCGTTGCAAGGGCTGGATGCCGCCGGGATTCGCGCTGCGATCGAAAAGCGGTTCCTCTGA
- a CDS encoding aromatic ring-hydroxylating dioxygenase subunit alpha — translation MSDLSLQLQQAASQLPVSSYFDDALFQRELDTIFQRGPRYVGHQLSVPHAGDYYALPQEGEGRALVRNAQGGVELISNVCRHRQAVMLKGKGSLHTQQKGSAGGNIVCPLHRWTYSPKGELLGAPHFAHDPCLNLNNYKLREWNGLLFEDNGYDVAADLAQMGPQADLSFDGYVLDHVELHECNYNWKTFIEVYLEDYHVGPFHPGLGSFVTCDDLRWEFGKNYSVQTVGVANRLGKAGSPVYERWHEALLAYRNGEPPKHGAIWLTLYPHIMVEWYPHVLTVSTLHPISPTKTLNMVEFYYPEEIAAFEREFVEAQKAAYMETCIEDDEIGERMDAGRKALLARGDNEVGPYQSPMEDGMQHFHEWYRKSMGSPP, via the coding sequence ATGTCTGATTTAAGTCTTCAACTGCAGCAGGCTGCAAGCCAACTACCAGTTTCAAGCTACTTTGACGATGCGCTGTTTCAGCGCGAGCTGGACACCATCTTCCAGCGCGGGCCCCGCTATGTGGGGCACCAATTGTCTGTGCCCCATGCGGGCGACTACTACGCACTGCCCCAAGAGGGCGAGGGCCGCGCGCTGGTGCGCAACGCCCAGGGCGGGGTCGAACTCATCTCCAACGTGTGCCGCCACCGCCAGGCGGTCATGCTCAAGGGTAAGGGCTCTTTGCACACGCAGCAAAAAGGCAGCGCGGGCGGCAACATCGTGTGCCCGCTGCACCGCTGGACCTACAGCCCCAAGGGCGAGTTGCTGGGCGCGCCGCATTTTGCGCACGACCCCTGCCTGAACCTCAACAATTACAAGCTGCGCGAATGGAACGGCCTTCTGTTTGAAGACAACGGCTACGACGTGGCCGCAGACCTGGCGCAAATGGGGCCGCAGGCCGACTTGAGCTTTGATGGCTATGTGCTCGACCATGTCGAACTGCACGAGTGCAACTACAACTGGAAGACCTTCATCGAGGTCTATCTGGAGGACTACCACGTCGGTCCCTTCCACCCCGGCCTGGGCAGCTTCGTCACCTGCGACGACCTGCGCTGGGAGTTTGGCAAGAACTACTCGGTGCAAACCGTGGGTGTGGCCAACCGCCTGGGCAAGGCCGGCAGTCCCGTGTACGAGCGCTGGCACGAAGCCCTGCTGGCCTACCGCAATGGCGAGCCACCCAAGCACGGCGCCATCTGGCTCACGCTGTACCCGCACATCATGGTGGAGTGGTACCCGCATGTGCTCACCGTGTCCACCCTGCACCCCATCAGCCCGACCAAGACGCTGAACATGGTGGAGTTCTACTACCCCGAAGAAATCGCGGCGTTCGAGCGCGAATTCGTCGAGGCACAGAAGGCCGCCTACATGGAGACCTGCATCGAGGACGACGAAATCGGTGAACGCATGGATGCGGGCCGCAAGGCTTTGCTGGCCCGTGGCGACAACGAGGTCGGCCCCTACCAGAGCCCCATGGAAGATGGTATGCAGCACTTTCACGAGTGGTACCGCAAAAGTATGGGAAGCCCCCCCTGA
- a CDS encoding DMT family transporter: MQALWMVLAAFLFASMGVCVKMASAHFNAAELVCYRGFIGIAILWLLARSQRVSLATQYPGMHAWRSLVGVVSLGAWFYAIGQLPLATAMTLNYMSSVWIAAFLVGGALIAWRPSATAPRPAFQGSLVVTVLTGFVGVVLMLRPSLDQNQAFAGLIGLMSGMTAAFAYMQVMALSRLGEPESRTVFYFAVGSAAAGGLAMLFTGTSAWPGWPALWLLPIGVLAAGGQLCMTRAYATAKTPRGTLVVANLQYSGIVFAAIYSVVLFNDHIPTIGWVGMVLIVGSGIVATVLRARAAPDSPAEEH; this comes from the coding sequence ATGCAAGCCCTCTGGATGGTGTTGGCCGCTTTCCTTTTTGCCAGCATGGGGGTGTGCGTGAAGATGGCATCGGCCCACTTCAACGCTGCAGAGCTGGTCTGCTATCGGGGCTTCATCGGCATCGCCATCTTGTGGCTGCTGGCCCGCTCGCAACGGGTGTCACTGGCCACCCAATACCCTGGCATGCATGCATGGCGCAGCCTGGTGGGCGTGGTGTCTTTGGGTGCGTGGTTTTATGCCATTGGCCAATTGCCGCTGGCCACGGCCATGACGCTCAACTACATGAGCAGCGTGTGGATTGCCGCATTTCTGGTGGGCGGCGCGCTGATCGCCTGGCGCCCCTCAGCCACCGCTCCACGGCCGGCCTTCCAGGGCTCACTGGTGGTCACAGTGCTCACAGGTTTCGTCGGTGTGGTACTGATGTTGCGCCCCAGCCTCGATCAAAACCAGGCGTTTGCAGGGCTCATCGGGCTCATGTCGGGCATGACAGCCGCCTTCGCCTACATGCAGGTGATGGCGCTATCGCGCCTGGGCGAGCCTGAGTCGCGCACCGTGTTTTACTTTGCCGTGGGGTCGGCAGCCGCTGGGGGGCTGGCAATGCTCTTTACCGGCACCTCGGCCTGGCCTGGCTGGCCCGCACTGTGGCTGCTGCCGATTGGGGTGCTGGCGGCGGGCGGACAGCTGTGCATGACGCGCGCCTACGCCACCGCCAAGACCCCACGCGGCACGCTGGTGGTGGCCAACTTGCAGTATTCAGGCATTGTGTTTGCCGCCATCTACAGCGTGGTGCTGTTCAATGACCACATCCCGACCATTGGATGGGTGGGGATGGTGTTGATTGTGGGCAGCGGTATCGTGGCGACCGTGCTGCGCGCGCGTGCCGCCCCTGACAGCCCAGCGGAAGAACATTAG
- a CDS encoding FlgO family outer membrane protein — translation MNRRNFLSTARVAATVLTVGGLAACSSFYYGERPGAVWFPTNLIEANHRAVDALLAQAPLDAQHPIMVGTLVNVDRVTESSRLGRIFSEQIAGRMVQRGLRVVELKLRDSVALQREQGELLLSREVREVSQSHDAQAVVVGTYAASATALYISLKLVTPAGNAVVAAHDYSLPMEDNVRVLLANGALRY, via the coding sequence ATGAATCGCCGAAACTTTCTCAGCACCGCCCGGGTGGCTGCCACTGTGCTCACCGTGGGGGGCTTGGCTGCATGCAGCAGCTTTTACTACGGCGAAAGGCCGGGTGCGGTGTGGTTTCCCACCAACCTGATCGAGGCCAACCACCGGGCGGTGGATGCCTTGCTGGCGCAGGCGCCGCTGGACGCGCAGCACCCCATCATGGTGGGCACCTTGGTCAACGTGGACCGGGTCACAGAGTCGTCGCGCCTGGGGCGCATTTTTTCAGAACAGATCGCGGGGCGCATGGTCCAGCGGGGCCTGCGCGTGGTAGAGCTGAAGCTGCGCGACAGCGTGGCGCTGCAGCGTGAGCAGGGCGAGTTGCTGCTGTCGCGCGAGGTGAGAGAGGTCAGCCAAAGCCATGATGCGCAGGCCGTGGTGGTGGGCACCTACGCGGCGTCTGCCACCGCGCTGTACATCAGCCTGAAGCTGGTCACCCCGGCGGGCAATGCCGTGGTGGCTGCGCACGATTATTCGCTGCCCATGGAAGACAACGTGCGCGTGCTGCTGGCCAACGGGGCGTTGCGCTACTGA
- the flhC gene encoding flagellar transcriptional regulator FlhC, which translates to MSAPAATVKSVLNESKQIERAAMLIQMGARMQVLESETTLSYERLIRLYKEIAGKSPSKGQLPFSTDWFLTWQENIHSSLFLNIYEYLSKGVDLDSVELLTKAYRLYNEQVATAEIEPLLSFTRAWRLVKFVDAGMLTRTKCSQCSGQFVTELYENRHFTCGLCNPPARAGKSKTAGALMLH; encoded by the coding sequence ATGTCCGCACCTGCCGCCACCGTCAAAAGCGTACTGAATGAATCCAAGCAGATCGAACGTGCTGCCATGCTCATCCAGATGGGTGCCCGCATGCAGGTGCTGGAATCTGAAACTACGCTGTCTTACGAGCGCCTGATCCGCCTGTACAAGGAAATTGCCGGCAAGTCGCCATCCAAGGGCCAGCTGCCCTTCTCCACCGACTGGTTCCTGACCTGGCAAGAGAACATCCACAGCTCGCTGTTCCTGAACATCTACGAATACCTGTCCAAGGGCGTGGACCTGGATTCGGTCGAGTTGCTGACCAAGGCCTATCGCCTGTACAACGAGCAAGTGGCCACCGCAGAGATCGAGCCCCTGCTGTCTTTCACCCGCGCCTGGCGCCTGGTGAAGTTTGTGGACGCAGGCATGCTGACGCGCACCAAGTGCAGCCAGTGCAGCGGCCAGTTTGTGACCGAGCTGTATGAAAACCGCCATTTCACCTGCGGCCTGTGCAACCCCCCTGCCCGCGCAGGCAAGAGCAAGACGGCTGGCGCCTTGATGCTGCACTGA
- the xseB gene encoding exodeoxyribonuclease VII small subunit — protein sequence MPKATPKTELPHEPASYEAALEELEQLVTRIESGQMPLDQMLAGYQRGAVLLAFCRKRLDAVQDQIKVLDEGSLQAWGQE from the coding sequence ATGCCCAAGGCCACCCCCAAGACCGAACTGCCCCATGAGCCCGCCAGCTACGAAGCCGCGCTGGAAGAACTGGAGCAGTTGGTCACCCGCATCGAATCGGGCCAGATGCCCCTGGACCAGATGCTGGCGGGCTACCAGCGCGGCGCCGTGCTGCTGGCGTTTTGCCGCAAACGGCTGGACGCGGTGCAAGACCAGATCAAGGTGCTGGACGAAGGCAGCTTGCAGGCTTGGGGGCAAGAATGA
- a CDS encoding bifunctional diguanylate cyclase/phosphodiesterase, with the protein MLFKLLADYKQLWAGISSMYQDEDAQAGKIRAEHLSAVMRLTPYAMAANVGSALLVLWALHRQHGPGLYLWFLALVAVAVAAVHRWAQHQGKPLHTASVHAVRRATLQASALACLWSLLPICWFSTASPGQQLVIATLFTGMLSAGTFVLNPLPKASVAYACIFSAAAWWALWSSTDPMMASVAVLLGFYAPMNVVGALSTWRKATALLISRSEALRQEQLLAVMFQDFEQSANEALWEIGADGRLAQTSARLSSLLRLPNGHVTDIALPQWIAQHCTSDPTAFAQALHKQAPFHSLPIALNVNGEPFHLAFTGKPIKDEWGHIYGWRGVAADKTSIVQAQEQLERLAHSDSLTQLANRFFMHHAIAQEMRAHRHGALLLIDLDYFKSINDSLGHSVGDAVLQKVAQRLQSITGTEHLVARLGGDEFAVLLRHSPEAADFLPYVQEQAHALVNALNQPLSVDGRRLRIGASVGVALFEPGATDVDALLVQADTALYEAKDQGRGRYTAYTLQMGERTQRNARLENDLREAIQRQELSLHWQPLIDIESGQIAGVEALLRWQHPTLGSICPAEFIGIAEQSGAIDALGDWVLRNACDAAVREPALKGLDVSINVSTLQLREADFVSQVQATLERSGLPPQRLALEITESIFIEDAPRALQQLHGLQALGVRIALDDFGTGYSSLSYLSQFPFHTLKIDRSFVQKAVEQTCGQTIVRSIVQMASALGMRTVAEGVETQAQWDMLSSMGATQAQGYLLSRPCTLQGLQQFRGQWRANEHLGMSCITPCGL; encoded by the coding sequence ATGCTTTTCAAATTGCTCGCAGATTACAAACAGCTTTGGGCGGGCATCAGCAGCATGTACCAGGACGAGGATGCGCAGGCCGGGAAAATCCGGGCCGAGCACCTCAGCGCCGTGATGCGGCTCACCCCCTATGCCATGGCCGCTAATGTGGGCAGCGCGTTGCTGGTGTTGTGGGCACTGCACCGCCAGCATGGGCCCGGCCTGTACTTGTGGTTCCTGGCCCTGGTGGCCGTCGCTGTGGCCGCAGTTCACCGCTGGGCGCAGCACCAGGGCAAGCCTTTGCACACGGCTTCAGTGCACGCCGTCAGGCGTGCAACGCTGCAGGCCAGTGCGCTGGCCTGCCTGTGGTCTTTGCTGCCCATTTGTTGGTTCTCTACTGCATCCCCAGGCCAACAGCTTGTTATTGCCACGCTGTTCACGGGCATGTTGAGCGCTGGCACCTTTGTTCTGAACCCTCTGCCCAAGGCCAGCGTGGCCTACGCCTGCATCTTTTCAGCGGCGGCGTGGTGGGCCCTGTGGAGTTCCACCGACCCCATGATGGCGAGTGTTGCTGTGCTGCTCGGGTTTTACGCTCCCATGAACGTGGTGGGTGCGCTCTCAACCTGGCGCAAAGCCACGGCTTTGCTCATCTCACGCAGCGAGGCCCTTCGGCAAGAACAATTGCTCGCCGTGATGTTCCAAGACTTTGAGCAAAGCGCCAACGAGGCGCTGTGGGAAATCGGCGCCGATGGAAGACTGGCCCAAACATCCGCACGGCTGAGCAGCTTGCTGCGACTGCCAAACGGGCATGTGACAGACATCGCCTTGCCCCAGTGGATTGCGCAGCACTGTACGTCGGACCCAACAGCATTTGCCCAGGCCTTGCACAAGCAGGCCCCTTTCCACAGCTTGCCCATCGCCCTGAATGTGAACGGAGAGCCATTTCACCTGGCCTTCACTGGCAAACCCATCAAGGACGAATGGGGCCATATCTACGGCTGGCGGGGTGTGGCGGCGGACAAAACGTCCATCGTGCAGGCGCAAGAGCAACTGGAGAGATTGGCCCACAGCGACTCGCTGACCCAGTTGGCCAACCGCTTCTTCATGCACCACGCCATCGCCCAGGAGATGCGCGCCCACCGGCATGGAGCCCTGTTGCTGATTGATCTGGACTATTTCAAATCCATCAATGACAGCCTGGGACATTCTGTGGGCGACGCGGTGCTGCAGAAAGTGGCCCAGCGCCTGCAATCCATCACAGGGACAGAGCATCTGGTCGCTCGGCTCGGGGGTGACGAATTCGCTGTGCTGCTGCGGCACAGCCCTGAAGCAGCAGACTTTTTGCCCTATGTCCAAGAACAAGCGCACGCTTTGGTGAATGCACTGAACCAGCCACTGTCTGTGGATGGAAGGCGCCTGCGCATTGGCGCCAGCGTTGGCGTCGCACTTTTTGAGCCAGGCGCCACCGATGTCGATGCACTGCTGGTTCAAGCCGACACGGCGCTGTACGAAGCCAAAGACCAGGGACGCGGCAGGTATACGGCCTACACACTGCAAATGGGCGAGAGAACCCAGCGCAACGCCCGGCTGGAAAACGACCTGCGCGAGGCCATTCAACGACAGGAGCTGAGCCTGCATTGGCAGCCGCTGATCGATATCGAGTCAGGCCAGATCGCCGGCGTAGAGGCGTTGCTGCGCTGGCAACATCCGACGCTGGGGTCCATCTGCCCTGCAGAATTCATTGGGATCGCAGAGCAGTCAGGCGCCATTGACGCACTGGGCGACTGGGTGCTGCGCAACGCCTGCGATGCCGCAGTAAGAGAGCCTGCCCTGAAGGGGCTGGACGTTTCCATCAACGTGTCCACCCTGCAACTGCGCGAGGCCGACTTCGTTTCCCAGGTGCAGGCCACCCTTGAACGCTCGGGCCTTCCCCCACAGCGATTGGCACTGGAAATCACGGAATCCATCTTTATCGAGGATGCGCCCAGAGCACTGCAGCAGTTGCACGGACTGCAAGCGCTGGGTGTGCGCATTGCACTGGACGACTTTGGCACAGGCTACTCGTCCCTGAGCTACCTGAGCCAGTTCCCTTTTCACACCCTCAAGATCGATCGCAGCTTTGTCCAAAAAGCCGTTGAGCAGACCTGCGGCCAGACCATTGTGAGGAGCATCGTGCAAATGGCATCGGCACTGGGCATGCGCACAGTGGCCGAGGGCGTGGAGACGCAGGCCCAGTGGGACATGCTCAGCAGCATGGGCGCGACACAGGCCCAGGGCTATCTGCTCTCACGGCCTTGCACGCTGCAAGGGTTGCAGCAGTTCAGAGGTCAATGGCGAGCGAATGAACACCTAGGGATGTCCTGCATAACTCCCTGCGGACTGTGA
- a CDS encoding sulfurtransferase, with the protein MTYTTLIAPTELQALQASGHPLMVFDCSFELMQPSAGAQAFAQAHIPGAVYADLDKHLSAKHGAPGAHGTLVAQEADQPASGGRHPLPSRERFATWLSSVGFANGMQAVVYDRNGANYCGRLWWMLKWAGHDAVAVLDGGLQAWQAEGGPVASGDEPSHFQSNFVLKAPLRRLVTATEVLQNLQQPGQTVVDARGAPRYRGEVEPLDPVAGHIPGALNRPFGDNLGPDGRFKPAAVLRAEFETLLAGRAPGSVVHQCGSGVSAVPNVLAMEVAGLGKTSLFAGSWSEWCSDSTRPVERG; encoded by the coding sequence ATGACCTACACCACCCTCATCGCCCCCACCGAACTGCAGGCCCTGCAGGCCAGCGGCCATCCCTTGATGGTGTTCGACTGCAGCTTTGAGCTGATGCAGCCCTCGGCCGGGGCGCAGGCGTTTGCGCAGGCACACATCCCCGGTGCGGTGTACGCAGACCTGGACAAGCATCTAAGCGCCAAGCACGGCGCACCGGGTGCCCACGGCACCCTGGTGGCCCAAGAGGCAGACCAGCCTGCTTCGGGCGGGCGCCACCCCCTGCCCAGCCGCGAACGCTTTGCGACGTGGCTGTCGAGCGTGGGCTTTGCCAACGGCATGCAGGCCGTGGTGTACGACCGCAACGGCGCCAACTACTGCGGGCGCCTGTGGTGGATGCTCAAGTGGGCGGGCCACGATGCCGTGGCCGTGCTCGACGGTGGGCTGCAAGCCTGGCAAGCCGAAGGCGGCCCGGTGGCCAGCGGCGATGAACCCAGCCATTTTCAAAGCAACTTCGTTTTGAAGGCACCGCTGCGCCGCTTGGTCACAGCCACTGAGGTGCTACAAAACCTGCAGCAACCTGGGCAAACCGTGGTGGATGCACGGGGTGCGCCGCGCTACCGGGGCGAGGTGGAACCGCTGGACCCGGTGGCGGGCCACATTCCGGGTGCGCTGAACCGGCCATTTGGCGACAACCTGGGGCCGGACGGCCGCTTCAAGCCTGCCGCCGTGTTGCGTGCGGAGTTTGAAACGCTGCTGGCAGGCCGCGCACCAGGCTCTGTCGTGCACCAGTGCGGCAGCGGCGTGAGCGCGGTGCCCAATGTGCTGGCGATGGAAGTCGCCGGGCTCGGAAAAACATCACTTTTTGCGGGCAGCTGGAGCGAGTGGTGCAGTGATTCGACGCGCCCCGTGGAACGTGGATGA
- a CDS encoding polyprenyl synthetase family protein produces the protein MSTAWDLGSWSREHLECVEQALSRWVGQGAPAGLGDAMRYAVLDGGKRLRPLLVMAAYEAALSARQSTWGAAERSGADEAALRAACAVELIHAYSLVHDDMPCMDNDVLRRGKPTVHVQFGEAQALLAGDALQAFAFELLTPDDERIPGAVQASLCRQLAHAAGSAGMAGGQAIDLASVGLALTESQLREMHRLKTGALLECSVMMGAACASVPPQAKTALQTYGAAVGLAFQVVDDILDVIADSATLGKTAGKDAASDKPTYVSLLGLAAAQAYASELLAAAHAALADSGLPDVRALAALADMVVRRSH, from the coding sequence ATGAGCACCGCGTGGGACCTGGGGAGCTGGAGCCGGGAACACCTGGAGTGCGTGGAGCAGGCCCTGTCGCGCTGGGTGGGGCAGGGTGCCCCGGCCGGGCTGGGCGATGCCATGCGCTACGCCGTGCTGGACGGTGGCAAACGCCTGCGTCCGCTGCTGGTGATGGCGGCGTACGAGGCTGCACTCAGCGCCCGCCAGAGCACTTGGGGTGCTGCTGAGCGCAGTGGTGCTGACGAAGCCGCCTTGCGTGCAGCTTGCGCGGTGGAGCTGATCCACGCTTACTCGCTGGTGCACGACGACATGCCCTGCATGGACAACGACGTGCTGCGCCGTGGCAAGCCCACCGTGCATGTGCAGTTTGGCGAGGCCCAGGCTCTTTTGGCAGGCGATGCGCTGCAGGCCTTCGCTTTTGAATTGCTCACTCCCGACGACGAACGCATTCCGGGCGCCGTGCAGGCCAGCCTGTGTCGCCAACTGGCGCATGCGGCAGGCTCTGCCGGCATGGCCGGTGGGCAGGCGATTGACCTGGCCAGCGTGGGGCTGGCACTGACCGAAAGCCAACTGCGCGAGATGCACCGCCTCAAAACGGGCGCTTTGCTAGAGTGCAGCGTCATGATGGGCGCTGCCTGTGCCAGCGTACCGCCGCAGGCCAAAACAGCCTTGCAGACCTACGGTGCTGCGGTGGGGCTGGCGTTTCAGGTGGTCGACGATATTCTGGACGTGATTGCCGACTCGGCCACGCTGGGCAAAACGGCAGGCAAGGACGCTGCCAGCGACAAGCCCACCTATGTGTCGCTGTTGGGGCTGGCCGCAGCGCAGGCCTATGCCAGCGAGTTGCTGGCCGCCGCCCATGCAGCGCTGGCAGACAGTGGTTTGCCCGACGTGCGTGCCCTGGCGGCCCTGGCCGACATGGTGGTGCGCCGATCGCACTGA